The Dehalococcoides mccartyi CG5 genome contains the following window.
GGGCAGATTTTGCATATCTGCCACTGCCAGATTAGGTTTGAAGCCGTGCTTGCGGGCATATTTTCCGGCTTGGTTTATCATTTCGGCTGAAAAGTCTATACCATAAAGTTCAAAGCTGTCTTTAAAGGGTATGAAGTCTGCTCCGCAGCCGCAACCGGCATTAAGAAGCTTGCCTGTTTGCCATTTTGCAGCCAGTGCTGAAAGCTCGCGGCTGAAAATGGAGCGATGGCGAAAGCTGTACCAGCCGGCGGCTATACGGTCAAACACCTGTGACTGGGAAGTAAAATTTTGTTCGTTCATAGCTTTAGGTTATAATTAACTATCCTTACAGATAAGAGTATATATGAAGAAGCTTTCCCGAACAATATCAGGTGTTACCCCGGTGGCGGTTATGACCAAGCCGCTACCATGCCCCGGCAAGTGCATTTATTGCCCCACTTTTGCCGCTACTCCCCAAAGCTATACACCTGAATCTCCGGCTGTTTTGCGGGCTAAAAGCTGTGAATACCAGGCTTATAAACAGGTTGCCCTTCGCCTGAGGATAATACAGGACATGGGACACCCTACGGATAAGGTTGAGCTTATAATCATGGGTGGCACTTTCCTTTCGGCAGATATCACTTACCAGTACGGCTTTATTAAAGATTGCTACGACGCTTTGAACGGAGTGGTGGCCGGCAGTCTGGAAGAAGCCAAAACCATAAATGAAACCGCCCAGCACCGCTGTGTGGGTTTATGTATTGAAACCCGTCCGGATATTTGCGGGAAGGCCGAAATACAACGGATGATAGATTTCGGGACTACCAGAGTGGAACTTGGCGTCCAGATGCTGGATGATGATATTTATAAGCTGGTTGAACGGGGACATAGGGTTTCAGATGTGGCTGAGGCTACGTGTCTTCTGCGTGAATACGGCCTTAAAGTGCATTACCACTGGATGCCCGGACTTCCCGGCTCTTCTCCTGAAAAAGATCTGGCACTTTCCCGGATGGTGTTTGAAGACCCGCGGTTTTGCCCTGACGGGCTTAAGCTTTATCCCACTATGGTAGTGGAAGGAACTATACTAGAACAGTGGTGGAAAGAGGGAAGGTACACCCCCTATCCCAATGGCACCATGACCGGGCTGATTGCGGATATCAAAGCACTGGTGCCGCCTTACGTGCGTATTTCACGGGTACTTCGGGATATACCGGCTGTATTTATTAGCGCCGGCCTCAAAGACTCCCTGAGGGACGGGGTTCGCCAGATACTGGAAAGCCGCCACCAGAAGTGCAGGTGCATACGTTGCCGTGAATACGGCCACCGCCAGCGGAAAGGGCAGACCAGCGGTGAACCTACCTTAAGGCGTCTTGATTATCCTGCCTCAGGTGGCAAGGAGATATTCCTTAGCTTTGAAGATGCCTCTGACACTCTGTATGGTCTGCTCAGATTGCGTATACCCTGTGCATCGCTGCCTGTTCTGGGTCAGAAATATGGTGCTAAAACAGGGCTGGTGCGTGAACTGCATGTGTATGGCACAGAACTTTCACTTGGGGAACAGGGAGACCAGTCTGCCCAGCACCGGGGTCTTGGACGGAAACTGCTGGCGGAAGCGGAGTGTTTAGCCCGTGATGAATTCGGTCTTGACTCACTGGCTATTTTAAGCGGGGTGGGTGCCAGAGAGTATTACAGGTCACTGGGGTATGAACTGGTGGCTGGGTATATGTGCAAGCACTTAGACTGATATTCGCGGAGACTTTGGCAGGTTTTGCCCTGTTGGGTTACAAGTGTTAAACTACAGGTGTAAATTTCGCTGATATATAAGTAAAACTAACTTAAAGTGAATGGTAAAAACGTTTTTTAGGTGCTAGAATATAAACAGTTGTTTTATACAGTACCTTGTGTGTGTTACCTGCTTATATAGCACGGGAAAGCAAAAGACATGGCTAGGAGGATAAAATGGTCCGTGTTGCTGAAGAATGGTTTGCAGTATGCGGAGGGTGTGAGCTCTCTCTACTGGATATAGGCGAACCACTGCTGGATGTTTTACCCCACTTGGAAATAGTTCATATGCCTGTTCTTATGGACCATAAACTTCTTGGACAGTGCGGCGACGGCAAGAAACTGGAAATCCCCGAAGCTGATCTTGGCATAATTACCGGCGGTATCAGAAATGAGGAAAACCGGGAACTGGCTCTGGAAATGCGCAAGAAGTGCAAGATAATAGTAGCCTTGGGTACGTGTGCCTGTTTCGGTGGTATCCCCGCTCTGGCTAATCTTTCCACTACCGAAGAAATGATGGAACAGATTTACAGCAAGGAGAAAGGCACTGAAAAGTCTGATTCTCCCAGTGATAAATCCCTCCCCAAAATGCTTGACCGTGTTTACGCCGTAGATGAAATGATCAAAGTAGATATTCACCTGCCAGGTTGTCCTCCCACACCCACCCATATAGCTGAACTGCTGGGTGCGGTACTTGAAGGTAAAAGCTTTGCACTTCCCGAAAGAAGTGTTTGTGATACTTGCCCCACCATACGCGAAAAACAATCTACCGGCGGACCTATCAAACGTTCTTTGCAGAACGCCCAGTTTACCCCCGGCCGATATGACAATATGCGCTGTCTGAACGAACAGGGGTTATTCTGTTTGGGACCGGTTACCAAGGCCGGTTGCAACCGTATTTTGGGTGCTGACCCTTCAGAAGAAATTCCCCGCTGTATAAAGGCTTATATGCCTTGCCGCGGCTGTTTCGGGCCTATCCGGCAGGGTTCTAATCCCACTGCCGACATGATGGGTTCTTTAAGCTATATCGGGCGTGATCCAAAGGAGATTGTTGACCGGGTGGCCACCATAAACCGCTTTATCGGTTCGGGTAGACTCCGCCCGCAGGATAAGTAATAACTACCCTTAGTTTATTCGGAGGATATATATGAAGCAGATTACAATTCAACCGGTTACCAGGATTGAAGGTGCCGCCAAGGTTGTTATAAGCCTTGATGATAGTGGTAATGTATCTGATGCCCGCATGCATATTATAGAGCTTCGCGGTTTTGAAAAATTCTGTATAGGGCGTCCGGTAGAGGAAATGCCCCGTATTACCCCGCGTATCTGCGGTGTTTGCCCGCTTTCCCACCATCTGTGTTCTGCTAAGGCCTGTGACAGTGTTTTCGGGGTTACCCCGCCGTCTGCCGGCCGCAAACTGCGTGAGCTGGCTAATGCCACCGCTTATCTGGAAGAACACATTCTCCACTTCTTCTTTTTAGCTGGAGCAGACCTTGTAATGGGTCCGGGTGAAAACTACTCCATGCGCAATGTTTTCGGTATAGCCCAGAAGATGCCTGAACTGGGGCAGAAGGTTATCCGTTCGCGCCATCTGGCCTCAAAAATGCTTGATTACCTGCTGGGAAAAGATATCCACCCGGTAGCGGCTGTGGCTGGCGGGTTTTCAAAACCGCTTACTGAAACTGAACGTGAAAAAATGATGGAAATGGCTAAAGAGCTGTTGGAGTTCTCCAAGTTCTCCATAGCTTATGCCAAAGAAAATCTTTTCAGCAAATATGAAGGCCTGATCAAGGAAATTGGTGTTATCAAGACCGGCTTTTTGGGTACGGTGGATAAAAATGGTGCTCTAAACCAGTATGACGGCAATCTTCGCCTTATGCGTCCTGATGGCAAGTTTACCGAATTTGCCCCAAAAGATTACCTTGATCACATTACCGAACGGGTAGAAGACTGGAGTTACGCCAAATTCCCTTATGCCAAGGAGCTGGGTGAGTTCAATATGGATTTGGACAATCCCTCCGGCATTTTCCGGGTAAATACTCTGGCCCGTATAAATGCCTGTGACCGGATTGCTACCCCTCTGGCTCAAAAAGAACTGGAAGAATTTAGGGCTAAATTCGGCCGTCCTGCCCAGCAATCACTCCTTTTCAACTGGGCACGCCTGATAGAGCTTTTATACAATGCAGAAAGAGTGATAGAGCTTCTTTCTGATCCCGAAATTACCAGCACCAATACCCGCGTACCGGTAACTCCCAAAGCCGGTCGGGGAGTGGGTTGTGTAGAAGCCCCCCGCGGCACTCTTATCCACGACTATACTACGGACGAAAATGGTCTGGTTACCGATGCCAATCTGGTGGTAGCTACTGTTATGAACAATGCTGCTATAAACATGTCCGTAAAACAAGCCGCCCAAACTCTTATCAAGGGTGGCAAATACAACGAAACTATTTTAGATGAAATTGAAATGGTTATACGGGCTTATGACCCTTGCTTGTCCTGCTCTACTCACGAGCTTAACGGCAAAGTAGCGGTCAGGCTGGATATAGTTGATGCAAACGGCCAGCTGGTCCAGACTTACTCTAACTAAATATGGATTATTTACCGGAGTATTGTTCCCGTCCGGTGGTTGTATTCGGTTGCGGAAATATACTCTATGGTGATGACGGTTTTGGCCCGGCTGTGGCAGATTACTTAAATACCCATAGCCGGGTTCCTTCTTTTGCCTGCGTTATGGATGTGGGCACAGCTATCCGAGAGCTTTTATTTAACATAATAATAAGCGACACCAAGCCTAAAGTTATAGTTTTGGTAGATGCTATGGAAACAGGGCTGGGAGTAGGGGAAATGGGGCTATTAACGGTAGACCAGGTATCTCCGGAAAAGATAAATGACTTTTCTCTACACCTTATGCCCACTCTGAATATGCTAAAAGAGCTTCATGCTGACGGGGGCGTGAGAATAGATGTACTGGCAGTTAAGCCTGAATACATTCCCCTTGAGATGGAACAGGGGTTAACCGGAAAAGTTCAAAAAGCGGTAGCCGAAACAGCCCGTTATATCGTGGATACCTATTTCAGCCAGCCGCTTCTTTAGTTTATTTCCTGACTCCAGTTCTGCATCATTTCCTTTAGCTTCTGCCCCAGTTTAGGGTTATTCCGCAGGCGTTCAATGAAAATGGGGCAAGCCTCCAGCATGGAGTTTTGGGCGGCGGAAGCCATGGATAACATTTGTTGCATAGCAGCCTCATCCTGAGGTGCATTCATACCCGGACCGCCATTTTGCACCTGACGGCGGATATCTTCAGAGGTGTAGCGCATGGGAGTTGTGCAAGCCCGGTACCAGGGGCATTCCTTGCACTGGGCTATATTTGATGCTTCGTTTAATATATCAGTCATTGGTTACTCCTTAGTTCTTAGTTTATCTTGTTTAGCTGGTTATCAAAATCTGTCTGGCTGAAAAATGCCCCGAATTTTATGGCTTTTATTATGCCTTCGGCATTTATAAAATAGGTAATGGGAATATAATTGGCATTATAGGTTTGCCCTGTAGCACCGGTGGTATCCAGCAGTACCGGAAAGGTAAACCGGTTGTCCTTCAGAAACTGCTCTATCAGTGATTTATTTTCTGTTATATTTACCATAAGAATCTTAATGCCGCTGGGGAGAGCCTTGTTTTTTAGGTAGGCCGCTTCAAAGAAAGGCATTTCCTGTTTGCAGTAACTGCAGCTTATTTTCCAGAAGTTTAAAATTACCCCTGAACCCTGCAGGTTACTTAGCCTTATTTCCTGACCCGTAAGGTTTTTCAGGGAAAAATCAGGTGCCAGATTGTTTATTTTAATGCCTGCCACAGGTTGTTCACCATTGTCAGCCGGAACTGGCGTGGTTTGGCTGCAGGCGGACAGGCAAAGGCTACTAAGAAGCAGGAAACTGAGGGCTATAAGTTTACTTTTCATTTCAAATCTGCAGAGTGCTGAAAAAACCTATTCGATTACCAAGTATAAGTATACCAATAAATATCAGTATCACGCCACTTGCACCGTATATAGCAGCTGAGTAGCGGCTGATTTTATGTACGAGCGGTAAGGTCTTTTGAATGAGCAGTCCCAACAGTACAAATGGAATGCCCATACCCAGAGAGAAAACAGCCAGCAGAGCCGAACCATAGAGCGGGCTTTCCCCTCCGAATGTAATGGATAGTATGCTTCCCAGCATTGGGCTTATG
Protein-coding sequences here:
- a CDS encoding Ni/Fe hydrogenase subunit alpha, with amino-acid sequence MKQITIQPVTRIEGAAKVVISLDDSGNVSDARMHIIELRGFEKFCIGRPVEEMPRITPRICGVCPLSHHLCSAKACDSVFGVTPPSAGRKLRELANATAYLEEHILHFFFLAGADLVMGPGENYSMRNVFGIAQKMPELGQKVIRSRHLASKMLDYLLGKDIHPVAAVAGGFSKPLTETEREKMMEMAKELLEFSKFSIAYAKENLFSKYEGLIKEIGVIKTGFLGTVDKNGALNQYDGNLRLMRPDGKFTEFAPKDYLDHITERVEDWSYAKFPYAKELGEFNMDLDNPSGIFRVNTLARINACDRIATPLAQKELEEFRAKFGRPAQQSLLFNWARLIELLYNAERVIELLSDPEITSTNTRVPVTPKAGRGVGCVEAPRGTLIHDYTTDENGLVTDANLVVATVMNNAAINMSVKQAAQTLIKGGKYNETILDEIEMVIRAYDPCLSCSTHELNGKVAVRLDIVDANGQLVQTYSN
- a CDS encoding methyl viologen-reducing hydrogenase, whose amino-acid sequence is MVRVAEEWFAVCGGCELSLLDIGEPLLDVLPHLEIVHMPVLMDHKLLGQCGDGKKLEIPEADLGIITGGIRNEENRELALEMRKKCKIIVALGTCACFGGIPALANLSTTEEMMEQIYSKEKGTEKSDSPSDKSLPKMLDRVYAVDEMIKVDIHLPGCPPTPTHIAELLGAVLEGKSFALPERSVCDTCPTIREKQSTGGPIKRSLQNAQFTPGRYDNMRCLNEQGLFCLGPVTKAGCNRILGADPSEEIPRCIKAYMPCRGCFGPIRQGSNPTADMMGSLSYIGRDPKEIVDRVATINRFIGSGRLRPQDK
- a CDS encoding peroxiredoxin family protein → MKSKLIALSFLLLSSLCLSACSQTTPVPADNGEQPVAGIKINNLAPDFSLKNLTGQEIRLSNLQGSGVILNFWKISCSYCKQEMPFFEAAYLKNKALPSGIKILMVNITENKSLIEQFLKDNRFTFPVLLDTTGATGQTYNANYIPITYFINAEGIIKAIKFGAFFSQTDFDNQLNKIN
- a CDS encoding hydrogenase maturation protease, with the translated sequence MDYLPEYCSRPVVVFGCGNILYGDDGFGPAVADYLNTHSRVPSFACVMDVGTAIRELLFNIIISDTKPKVIVLVDAMETGLGVGEMGLLTVDQVSPEKINDFSLHLMPTLNMLKELHADGGVRIDVLAVKPEYIPLEMEQGLTGKVQKAVAETARYIVDTYFSQPLL
- a CDS encoding elongator complex protein 3 — protein: MKKLSRTISGVTPVAVMTKPLPCPGKCIYCPTFAATPQSYTPESPAVLRAKSCEYQAYKQVALRLRIIQDMGHPTDKVELIIMGGTFLSADITYQYGFIKDCYDALNGVVAGSLEEAKTINETAQHRCVGLCIETRPDICGKAEIQRMIDFGTTRVELGVQMLDDDIYKLVERGHRVSDVAEATCLLREYGLKVHYHWMPGLPGSSPEKDLALSRMVFEDPRFCPDGLKLYPTMVVEGTILEQWWKEGRYTPYPNGTMTGLIADIKALVPPYVRISRVLRDIPAVFISAGLKDSLRDGVRQILESRHQKCRCIRCREYGHRQRKGQTSGEPTLRRLDYPASGGKEIFLSFEDASDTLYGLLRLRIPCASLPVLGQKYGAKTGLVRELHVYGTELSLGEQGDQSAQHRGLGRKLLAEAECLARDEFGLDSLAILSGVGAREYYRSLGYELVAGYMCKHLD